A region of the Fusobacteria bacterium ZRK30 genome:
CCTTAAGATCTTAGCTAGGATTTCAAGATTGATCAGAGATGAGAATTTTAGAAATAAATTATTAAATGCAACAAATCCACAAGAAATTTTAAATATCATAAGTTCAGAAGAGGGGTAAACTATGGAATGTCCTTACTGTGGAGCTATGGATACTAAAGTTATTGATAGTAGACCTTATAGCACAGATAACTCTATAAAAAGAAGACGGGAATGTGTCGTTTGCTGTAAAAGATTTACTACTTACGAAAAAATAGAACCTATTCCTATTTTTGTAATAAAAAAAAATAATATCAAGGAAGTCTTCAATAAAGACAAATTATTAAAAGGTCTTGAAAGGGCTGTCATTAAAAGAAATGTCAACCTGGAAGCTTTGGAAAGATTTGTAGGAGAAGTTGAAGACACTATCAGAAAAACTAATCATCTAGAGATAGAAAGTACTGAATTAGGTGAACTGGTTATGGAAAAACTAAAAAAATTAGATGAAATTGCATATATCCGATTCGCCTCTGTATATAAAGATTTTTCAGATGTAAAATCTTTTATCAAAGAAATTGAGGGGATGGTTAACAGTGATTAAAAATATAATCAGTGGTGCTTTTATTGGAATAGCTAATATTATTCCTGGAGTCTCTGGTGGAACTGTTGCTCTCCTTTTAGGGGTCTATGAAAAACTTACAGAGTCTGTAGGAGAATTTTTCACTGCTCCTAAAGAAAAAAAGATAGAATTTATTAAATTTTTATCACAGATATTTATAGGGGTTATCATTGGACTACTCGTATTTGCAAAAGTGATTGGTTTTCTCTATACAAACTATAAAGAGAGCACTAGCTTTTTCTTCTTAGGACTGATAGTGGCATCTCTGCCGCTAGTTTTGACCCATCGAGATAATAAAAAAATAAATAAACATGGAAAACTATGGTTTTTATTTGGATTACTTTTAATGATTGGTTTTACAATCCTTCAGTCTTTCTATGGTGATGGTGAAACTTCTAGCAGCTTATATCAGTTGACAGGAGGATATAGTATAAAATTAATCCTGGCTGGCGCTTTGGCTGGAGGAGCTATGGTCATCCCTGGAATCTCTGGATCCCTCCTACTGGTTATGTTAGGAGAATATTATAATATTTTAGGATTTGTAAATAGCAGGATGATACTGCCTGTTGCCTTGGTAGGTATCGGAGCTGTCATAGGTATTGTTGGTTTTGCTAGAATCATTGACAAACTTTTAAAATCTCATAGAGATAATACTTTGTATTTTATAATCGGGCTTATTGTAGCTTCCCTTGTGGAGATTTGGCCTGGATTTACTTTAACTTTATCTAGCGGAATTACAAATATTATAATTTTTGCTCTAGGAATATATATCGTTAAATTAATGAAAAAATTAGAAGGTAAGAAATAATGAAAAGAATTAATGGTTTTTTTATATTCATTGTCCTTGGAATACTAGGAATATTTCTCTATATTCCTAGAATTTATCGTGGATACCGGACACTGGATCATCTACAGAAGGAGTTAAAAGCTACAACTATTCAATCTGAGAAGTTACACCGTGAAATGGATGACATAAGTCTACAATTAGATAATTTTAATAATCTTTATTATATAGAAAAATTTGCAAGGGATAAACTAGCCATGAAGAAAAAGAACGAAACTATCTATAGAGTTATATACGAGGAGGAACAAGATTAATGAAAAGAGAACTAGCTATCGAATTTGCAAGGGTAACTGAGGCTGCCGCATTAGCAGCACACAAATGGGTCGGTAGAGGTGACAAAGAAGCAGCTGACCAAGCAGCTGTTGACGCTATGAGAACTATGTTGAACAAGATCCATATCAATGGAGAGATAGTTATTGGAGAAGGGGAAATTGATGAAGCACCTATGTTATACATCGGTGAAAAAGTTGGCCTAAGAAAAGATATGGATATCGCTGTAGATATCGCTGTAGATCCTGTAGAAGGAACTCGTATGACTGCCCAAGGTCAAGGAAATGCCTTAGCAGTTATGGCTATCGGAAATAAAGATAGTTTTTTAAAAGCGCCAGATATGTATATGGAAAAGTTAATCGTAGGACCTGACGCACGTGGAGCTATCGATCTTAATTTACCACTTTTAGACAACGTAACTAACGTAGCTAAAGTTTTGGATAAATCTTTAGATGAATTAGTTATGGTTATCTTAGATAAACCTAGACACCATAAGATCATCAAAGACCTACAAAAAATGGGTGTTAGAATATTTGCTATTCCTGACGGGGATGTAGCTGGTTCTATCTTAACTGCTATTATTGATTCTGACGCAGATATGTTATACGGAATCGGAGGAGCACCTGAAGGTGTTATCTCTGCTGCAGTTATCAAAGCTCTTGGTGGAGATATGCAGGCTAGATTAAAATTAAGAAATGAAGTTAAGGGGATCTCTTTAGAAAATGATAAGATTTCTAACTTTGAAAAATCTAGATGTGAAGAGATGGGGATAGATATTTCCAATGTCTTTACTATAGATGATTTAGTTAAAGATGACGAAGTTATATTTTCTGCTACAGGAATTACCGACGGAGATCTTTTAACAGGAGTTAATAGAAAGAAGAACATAGCTAGAACTCAGACTCTATTAATCAGAGGTAAGACTAAAACTATCAGATATATCAATTCAGTTCATAACTTAGATTTTAAAGATGAAGAGTTAAAGAAACTTATAAAGTAAACTTTTTATAGAGTGTAGATAACTTCTACACTCTATATTAATATCTAAAAACATAAGGAGAAAAAACATGTTATTTTATGATGATTTTATTAAAAAATTAAACAACACAAATGTAGTATTAAAAGACAAGCACAAATACGGATTAAATTTCACAAAAAAAATTGTCTGGCTGGGAACAGGAATTCCTATAACTTTGATTGGAGGATTCCAACTTTGGGTTCTTAAAACCAATGGTGGCAATCCAATAGGCTATATTTTAGCCCTCTTGATGGTTTTATTTGGTCTGTATAACTTAAAGATGTCTTGTTCTTATAAGATTGAGATCGATGTAGTCAATAAAAAGTTAATTAATAAACAACTTACTATAGAGTTAGATAAAGTAAAATTAGTTGAACTTCGTAAGATGGTAGCTCCTAAGAGCAAAAAACTAGAAGCTTGTTTAGATATCATTACCCACGATAAAAAACAAATTATCCTTCCTCTAATTATGAATAATAAGTTAGAATTTACATCTGTTATCAAGGAGATAGTTGCCGATAAATTTGTAATTATAAAGGATTAATTATGGATATTTGTAAATGTGTTTCAATCAATGAAACCAGGGTAGATAAAGCAAAAAAAACACTAGAAGATCAGACTTCTCTAGAGCAGACTGCTAAATTCTTTAAAATTTTAGGAGACGGGACAAGGTTTAAAATTATTACTATTCTTTTAGAGGGAGAGATGTGTGTGTGCGATATTGCAACCACTCTGAACATGACCCACTCCTCTATCTCCCATCAGCTTAAGGTTTTAAGGGAAAACAGAGTTCTTAAAAATAGAAAGGATGGAAAAATAGTATACTACTCCCTAAATGACAGTCATGTTAAAAATATAATTCTGCAGGGATTAGAACATCATAATCATTAATTTTATCTTCCTCAAAACGTTGAGTTTTTGCACTTATTGTGCTAATATAGTATAAATTCAATGTAGAGGAGGAGATAAGATGACTAAATCAAAAAATAAAATATTTAAATCTTATCTGCTTTTGCTGGGAGGAAGTCTCATCCCTCTCTTTATGTTTATCTCTTTCTTATATCAGTTAAATGTATCTCAAAATATAGTTAAAATGAAATCTGAGAAAAAAATGATTTTAAACTTAATAAAAAAAGATATTGAAAGGGAATTTGTTGA
Encoded here:
- the nrdR gene encoding transcriptional regulator NrdR, whose protein sequence is MECPYCGAMDTKVIDSRPYSTDNSIKRRRECVVCCKRFTTYEKIEPIPIFVIKKNNIKEVFNKDKLLKGLERAVIKRNVNLEALERFVGEVEDTIRKTNHLEIESTELGELVMEKLKKLDEIAYIRFASVYKDFSDVKSFIKEIEGMVNSD
- a CDS encoding DUF368 domain-containing protein — its product is MIKNIISGAFIGIANIIPGVSGGTVALLLGVYEKLTESVGEFFTAPKEKKIEFIKFLSQIFIGVIIGLLVFAKVIGFLYTNYKESTSFFFLGLIVASLPLVLTHRDNKKINKHGKLWFLFGLLLMIGFTILQSFYGDGETSSSLYQLTGGYSIKLILAGALAGGAMVIPGISGSLLLVMLGEYYNILGFVNSRMILPVALVGIGAVIGIVGFARIIDKLLKSHRDNTLYFIIGLIVASLVEIWPGFTLTLSSGITNIIIFALGIYIVKLMKKLEGKK
- a CDS encoding metalloregulator ArsR/SmtB family transcription factor, coding for MDICKCVSINETRVDKAKKTLEDQTSLEQTAKFFKILGDGTRFKIITILLEGEMCVCDIATTLNMTHSSISHQLKVLRENRVLKNRKDGKIVYYSLNDSHVKNIILQGLEHHNH
- the glpX gene encoding class II fructose-bisphosphatase — its product is MKRELAIEFARVTEAAALAAHKWVGRGDKEAADQAAVDAMRTMLNKIHINGEIVIGEGEIDEAPMLYIGEKVGLRKDMDIAVDIAVDPVEGTRMTAQGQGNALAVMAIGNKDSFLKAPDMYMEKLIVGPDARGAIDLNLPLLDNVTNVAKVLDKSLDELVMVILDKPRHHKIIKDLQKMGVRIFAIPDGDVAGSILTAIIDSDADMLYGIGGAPEGVISAAVIKALGGDMQARLKLRNEVKGISLENDKISNFEKSRCEEMGIDISNVFTIDDLVKDDEVIFSATGITDGDLLTGVNRKKNIARTQTLLIRGKTKTIRYINSVHNLDFKDEELKKLIK
- a CDS encoding septum formation initiator family protein, which codes for MKRINGFFIFIVLGILGIFLYIPRIYRGYRTLDHLQKELKATTIQSEKLHREMDDISLQLDNFNNLYYIEKFARDKLAMKKKNETIYRVIYEEEQD